One region of Azoarcus sp. CIB genomic DNA includes:
- the carB gene encoding carbamoyl-phosphate synthase large subunit, whose product MPKRTDIQSILIIGAGPIIIGQACEFDYSGAQACKALREEGYKVILVNSNPATIMTDPGTADVTYIEPITWQVVERIIEKERPGALLPTMGGQTALNCALDLAKHGVLEKYGVELIGASREAIDKAEDRLKFKDAMTKIGLGSARSGIAHSMEEALQVQGGIGFPAIIRPSFTLGGTGGGIAYNMEEFQEICKRGLEASPTNELLIEESLLGWKEYEMEVVRDRADNCIIVCSIENLDPMGVHTGDSITVAPSQTLTDKEYQILRNASIAVLREIGVDTGGSNVQFAINPKDGRMIVIEMNPRVSRSSALASKATGFPIAKVAAKLAVGYTLDELKNDITGGATPASFEPSIDYVVTKIPRFAFEKFPQANDRLTTQMKSVGEVMAMGRTFQESFQKALRGLEVGVYGLDEVEADRADLEHELANPGPQRIWYVGQAFREGYTQEQVFNLTKIDPWFLAQIEDIVLTEKAITGRSLKAIQAPELRGLKRKGFSDRRIAKLLGVDETAVRLHRHANGVRPVFKRVDTCAAEFATSTAYMYSSYEEECEARPTDKKKIMVLGGGPNRIGQGIEFDYCCVHAALALREDGYETIMVNCNPETVSTDYDTSDRLYFEPITLEDILEIVHIEKPVGVIVQFGGQTPLKRAQALEENGVPIIGTSPDMIDAAEDRERFQKLLNDLGLKQPPNRTARTPEAAVRLAAEIGYPLVVRPSYVLGGRAMEIVHEQKDLERYMREAVKVSNESPVLLDRFLNDATEVDVDALSDGEQIIIGGIMEHIEQAGVHSGDSACSLPPYTLSARLQDELRRQTEAMARALNVCGLMNVQFAIQGEGDDATVYVLEVNPRASRTVPFVSKACGLQLAKVAARCMAGQSLASQGVTGEIVPPYFSVKEAVFPFVKFPGVDTILGPEMKSTGEVMGVGRSFAEAFVKSQLAAGVRLPQSGTAFISVKPTDRGGAVEVARELNELGFRIVATRGTASAIETAGIPVNVVNKVTEGRPHIVDMIKNNEVSMVINTVEEKRQAIVDSRSIRTSALAAKLTVFTTIEGARAACMGMRHLEGLEVYGLQSLHAELNKQS is encoded by the coding sequence ATGCCTAAGCGCACAGACATCCAAAGCATTCTCATCATCGGCGCCGGCCCGATCATCATCGGGCAGGCGTGCGAATTCGACTATTCCGGCGCCCAAGCCTGCAAGGCGCTGCGCGAGGAGGGCTACAAGGTCATCCTGGTGAACTCGAACCCGGCGACGATCATGACCGACCCGGGTACGGCCGACGTCACCTACATCGAGCCGATCACCTGGCAGGTGGTCGAGCGCATCATCGAAAAGGAGCGCCCGGGTGCGCTGCTGCCGACGATGGGCGGACAGACCGCGCTAAACTGCGCGCTCGATCTCGCTAAGCATGGCGTGCTGGAGAAGTACGGCGTGGAGCTCATCGGCGCCTCGCGCGAGGCGATCGACAAGGCCGAAGATCGCCTGAAGTTCAAGGACGCGATGACCAAGATCGGTCTCGGCTCGGCGCGCTCGGGCATCGCCCACAGCATGGAAGAGGCGCTGCAGGTTCAAGGCGGCATCGGCTTCCCGGCGATCATCCGTCCGAGCTTCACGCTCGGCGGCACCGGCGGTGGCATCGCCTACAACATGGAAGAGTTCCAGGAGATCTGCAAGCGCGGTCTTGAGGCGAGCCCGACCAACGAGCTGCTGATCGAAGAGTCGCTGCTCGGCTGGAAAGAGTACGAGATGGAAGTCGTCCGCGACCGCGCGGACAACTGCATCATCGTCTGCTCCATCGAGAACCTCGACCCGATGGGCGTGCACACCGGCGACTCGATCACTGTCGCGCCGTCGCAGACGCTCACCGACAAGGAATACCAGATCCTGCGTAACGCCTCGATCGCGGTGTTGCGCGAAATCGGCGTCGACACGGGCGGTTCGAACGTCCAGTTCGCGATCAATCCCAAGGACGGTCGCATGATCGTCATCGAGATGAACCCGCGCGTGTCGCGCTCGTCCGCGCTCGCATCGAAGGCCACAGGTTTTCCGATCGCCAAGGTCGCGGCCAAGCTCGCCGTCGGCTACACGCTCGACGAGCTCAAGAATGACATCACCGGCGGTGCGACGCCGGCCTCGTTCGAGCCCTCGATCGATTATGTCGTCACCAAAATCCCGCGTTTCGCCTTCGAGAAGTTCCCGCAGGCGAACGACCGACTCACCACGCAGATGAAGTCGGTCGGCGAAGTCATGGCGATGGGCCGTACCTTCCAGGAGTCCTTCCAGAAGGCCCTGCGCGGGCTGGAAGTGGGGGTCTACGGTCTCGACGAGGTCGAGGCCGACCGTGCCGACCTCGAGCACGAACTCGCGAATCCCGGTCCCCAGCGCATCTGGTACGTTGGCCAGGCTTTCCGTGAAGGCTATACGCAGGAGCAGGTGTTCAACCTGACCAAGATCGATCCCTGGTTCCTCGCGCAGATCGAGGATATCGTCCTGACGGAGAAGGCCATCACCGGTCGCTCGCTGAAGGCGATCCAGGCGCCCGAACTGCGTGGACTCAAACGCAAGGGCTTCTCCGATCGCCGCATTGCGAAACTGCTCGGCGTGGATGAAACGGCCGTGCGCCTGCACCGTCACGCCAACGGAGTGCGACCCGTGTTCAAGCGCGTCGACACCTGCGCCGCCGAATTCGCGACCTCGACCGCCTACATGTACTCCTCCTATGAGGAAGAGTGCGAAGCGCGTCCGACCGACAAGAAGAAGATCATGGTCCTCGGCGGCGGCCCCAACCGCATCGGCCAAGGCATCGAGTTCGACTACTGCTGCGTCCACGCCGCGCTCGCCCTGCGCGAAGATGGTTACGAGACCATCATGGTCAACTGCAACCCCGAGACCGTCTCGACCGACTACGATACTTCCGATCGCCTGTACTTCGAACCGATCACGCTCGAGGACATTCTCGAGATCGTACATATCGAGAAGCCCGTCGGCGTCATCGTCCAGTTCGGCGGCCAGACGCCGCTCAAGCGTGCGCAGGCCCTGGAAGAGAACGGCGTGCCCATCATCGGCACGAGCCCGGACATGATCGATGCGGCCGAGGACCGCGAGCGCTTCCAGAAGTTGCTCAACGATCTCGGCCTCAAGCAACCGCCGAACCGTACCGCCCGTACCCCCGAGGCGGCCGTGCGGCTCGCGGCGGAGATCGGTTATCCGCTCGTCGTGCGTCCCAGCTACGTGCTCGGCGGCCGTGCGATGGAAATCGTGCATGAGCAGAAGGATCTCGAGCGCTACATGCGCGAGGCCGTGAAGGTCTCCAACGAGTCGCCGGTGCTGCTCGATCGCTTCCTCAACGACGCCACCGAGGTGGACGTCGATGCGCTGTCCGACGGCGAGCAGATCATCATCGGCGGCATCATGGAGCACATCGAACAGGCTGGCGTTCACTCCGGCGACTCGGCGTGCTCACTGCCACCGTACACGCTGTCGGCCAGACTGCAGGACGAACTGCGTCGGCAGACCGAGGCGATGGCGCGAGCGCTCAACGTCTGCGGCCTCATGAACGTCCAGTTCGCCATCCAGGGGGAAGGCGACGACGCGACCGTCTACGTGCTCGAAGTGAACCCGCGTGCGTCACGCACCGTGCCCTTCGTCTCCAAAGCCTGCGGCCTGCAGCTCGCGAAGGTCGCCGCCCGCTGCATGGCGGGGCAGAGCCTTGCCAGCCAGGGTGTCACCGGCGAAATCGTTCCGCCGTACTTCTCGGTCAAGGAAGCGGTGTTCCCGTTCGTCAAGTTCCCGGGCGTGGATACCATCCTCGGGCCAGAGATGAAATCCACGGGCGAAGTCATGGGGGTCGGCCGCAGTTTCGCGGAAGCGTTCGTGAAGTCGCAGCTCGCCGCTGGCGTGCGGCTGCCGCAATCGGGTACGGCATTCATCAGCGTGAAGCCGACCGACCGCGGTGGCGCCGTCGAAGTCGCGCGTGAGCTGAATGAACTCGGTTTCCGTATCGTCGCTACGCGGGGCACGGCTTCGGCGATCGAAACAGCGGGAATTCCCGTGAACGTCGTCAACAAGGTCACCGAAGGACGTCCGCACATCGTGGACATGATCAAGAACAATGAAGTGAGCATGGTCATTAACACCGTCGAGGAGAAGCGCCAGGCGATCGTCGACTCGCGGTCCATCCGTACGAGCGCGCTGGCAGCGAAGCTCACGGTGTTCACGACCATCGAGGGTGCCCGCGCCGCCTGCATGGGCATGCGCCACCTTGAAGGACTCGAGGTTTACGGCCTCCAGTCCCTGCACGCGGAACTGAACAAGCAATCATGA